The following coding sequences lie in one Peromyscus maniculatus bairdii isolate BWxNUB_F1_BW_parent chromosome 3, HU_Pman_BW_mat_3.1, whole genome shotgun sequence genomic window:
- the LOC143272559 gene encoding uncharacterized protein LOC143272559 encodes MAPTRRRGRREARAPGRPLPSPRRPSAVMAVAAAGAGAPRASSRPRGRGAVAGVRGGAGGAPLPPAARARARRPPARLAGTRAAEARGGTGGARGGAGDQPDPGGGEPAAAQADTGCGRGTQAGPGMGSARDRPLAGDPQRCATTGSGPIWGSPPTDAKDGVKTPACREQLNRPVVPHPFKIGDSV; translated from the exons ATGGCGCCGACGCGCAGGCGGGGCCGCCGGGAAGCTAGGGCCccgggacgccccctgcccagtccccgcaggccgtcagcggtgatggcggtggcggcggcgggtgccggagctccccgcgcctcctcccgtccgcgcggccgcggtgcggtcgcgggggtccggggcgGCGCTGGGGGGGCTCCCCTCCCTCcggcggcgcgcgcgcgcgcgcggcggcccccggcgcggctggccgggacccgggcggcggaggcccgcggcggcacaggcggggccaggggcggggccggcgaccagccggaccCGGGTGGCGGGGAGcctgcggcggcgcaggcggacacgggatgtggcaggggcacgcaggcggggccggggatggggtcggcgagggaccgccccctggccggcgacccgcagcgatgtgccacgaccggctccggcccaatatggGGAAG ccctccaactgatgcaaaagacggtgtaaaaacccctgcctgccgggaacaactgaaccgcccggtggtgcctcacccattcaagattggggactctgtctag